Genomic DNA from Mesorhizobium sp. 131-2-1:
GAAAGCCGGCATGGTCCGCATAGTTCGGGTTCGAGCCCGCCTCGACCAGCGCCGCGATGAAGGCAAGCGGGCTCCAGTAGATCGCATACTCCAGCGGGTGCCCAAGCCCGAGCTCGAACGGCATGCGTTCGTCTAACCAGCGCGGCGAGCCGCCCAGGGCCGTGCCGAGGGCATCGAAATCACCGGCCTTGAAGGCGTCGTCGATGGCCTTGAACAGGCGATGACGCTCGCACCGATCTTCGGGGATTTCCAGCATGGCACCGATCCGCGATGATCGGCCATATTGCTCTCAATCACCCCATGCGCAAAGCCACTGCTGCGCACCGCCAGAAATGGCGGAGCCGGCCCGGGGACAGGGCCGGCTCCTAAAACCCGGTCGTTGGGGACGGGGAGGGTGGGGACTCGACCGGGCTTTCTCCCTAAGCGCGTGGCGTGAATGCGATGCGCTCAATCTCTTTGTGCATGGCGCCCTAGCGGACGCTGGCGACCGCGTCCTCGCGGCCGTCATTGATCGTCACCCAAACGCCCGAATTCTCAGTCGACTGGCGCTTGAGGTAGGTATAGTCGGTGTCGGTCCAGGCCAGCACCTTGGGCTGGAGATTGTCGAGGATGAACTCGCCAAGGCTGGTGCGCACGGTGAGCACCGCATGGCCGTCGCCGTTCGGCTGCCGCGCCACCGTCATCAGCAGGTCGCCGGCCGGCACGCCGATGTTCATCAGCTCGCGGCGCTTTTCCAGCGCGTAGTCCTCGCAGTCGCCAAGGCCGTTGTCGGGGTAGGACCAGACTTCTTCCTTGCCCCACATCTCCATGTCGGTGCGCGGCGTGATCCTGGTGTTGACGGAATTGTTGACGCTGACGATCGTCGCCCACAGCTTACGGGTCAGTTCGATCGGCGCCTGCTTCGCCGTCCGTTCGTTGCATTCCTGCGGAAGCTTCTGGCAGAATTCGTAGTGGCCGACCGGCTGCGTTGTGCGCCCGCCCGTGTGCATGAAAGCCGGTCCCGCATATGCCGTTGCCCAAGCGGAAAGCTGCATCGCCATTGCCATGAGCAACAGCTTGCCCCTCGTCTTCTTCATTGTTTAGTCTCCCCGTTTGAGGAGACCATCTCATGGGCGGATTTATTTGACGCAAAAACCCGAAGTAGACATTGAGTAAAACGCCAAGAGAATAAGCATAAAATTTGAACTAGCTTGATCTAAAATTCCAACGACCCTTGCCAAGGCCGGGATTTTTGACGGGCCGGCCGCGTCATGCGCGGCGCAATTCCGGGCGCTGGCGCGACAAACACAAAACCGGCCGCGATGGGCCGGTTCGGTTGCTGGTCTCGGGCGCCGTTGGTCAGGCGCGCGGCGTGTTGAACTCGGAATCCAGGGTTTCCGGCCGCTGGATGACGGCGAATTCGACGGCGACGCCATCCTCGAAATGGCGCACAACCTGGCCGCGCATCGTGCCCAGCATGATCTGCACGCCGATCGCCGGCTTGACGTCGATCTCGACGGCCGCACCCGAGAGCGACAGGTCGATGATGCGGCACTGGTACTGGCGCCCGTCGGTGAGCTGGAGCACGCTCATCGGATTGCGCGGCGCGACGCGTTCGTGGCGACGGTCTTCCGGCAGGTCGAGCTCATGCTTGTTGGCAAGCCAGGTCAGTTGCGCGGCGAGCTTGTCCTTCTTGCGGTCCGAGGCAATCACGGTCATCGCGAAGCCGTCCTGCGAGGTACGGGTCACCACGCCCTCGACACGGCCGATGTGATCGATATAGGCGATGACCTTCTCGCCCGGCATGCCGACACGCTCGGTTCGAAGCGCAACGTTGCCCGGTGACATGTCGATCACCTGGCACGGGTGCTCGGTGCGGTCCTCCAGCATGAAGCGCCCATAGATCTTGACGCGGACGCGCTGAAAATTACGCCTTTCGGCGCGGGACGGCGCATAGTCGACCGCCGTTGACCTCATGACTGCCTACACCCCGTTCGCATTCCGCGCGTCGATGCGAGGAATTTCACCGGGAAATCTACAACAAAGCAGGTTAACAAAGGGAAAAAGCCGAACCCTTGGCGGTCGATCAGGATGCTGGATCCGGCTATTCGCCGCGCCCTCCCTCGAACACGACCAGATGGCGGATGCGGCGCGAGCGGCCGAGCGCCGAAAACGTTTCTGGCGGATCGAATTCTGACGGCACAAGCGAGGGAACATTGATCGCAGGCCGGTTCTTCAGGAACATCGGCTCCTTGTCCGGATCGACGACGCGGATCGAATCGATCAGCGCGTCGATGATCGGGTCGGCGCCCAGCCAGAACGGTCTTTCGGCGGCGCTGATGACGCCGAGGCAGCGCGGATTCTCGATGCCGCCGTCGAGCGGCAGGGCGAGCAGTTCGAACTTGTTGGAACGGCCGTTGCGGCTGAAGCCCTCATAGGTGATCAGCACCACGGATTTCTGCTCGAAAACGCCGTGGGCCAGCCGCGAGACGAGCCGCTGGTCCTTCTCGCGCCACAGCGAGGGGAAGGAGAACCCCTTGAGTTCGCGGCCATAGGTGGCGCAAAGCCTGGTGCCGGCCAACCGGAACACAGCTTCGCCGCGCGTATCCCTTTCCAGGATGAATGTGTCGGCCAAAAGCGACTTTATGTCGGCGGGCTCCACTTCCGAACGCTTCGGGGCAGGGCGCCCATCACGCAGCTGGTTCCAATATTGGAACAGCGTGATCGATCCGTTCTGGTTCATTGTGTGCTCTTTCGCGCAAACTGTCTTTTCATGTCCCATCGGCGAACAGACAGGGCGCCCTCCGATGACCTACATGCGTTGCGGAGCAGGATGCGTGCCAGCATCGTTAACACTTGTTCACGGGTCGGGGACGTTAAGGTTAACAAGTCGTTTACGTTGCCGCCGGACCCCGCCTGTGGCACACCAAAACCACTCCAGAAGCGGTCGTTTCGCGACGATCGGCAGCACTTCAGTTAAGAGTTTCAGGGGAGCAGGGGACTCGACCGGCCGTTCAAGGGGGGACCTTGAACGGCTTCTTTTTTGATTCGCCCATGCAGCGATTCGCGGGATGACCGACTGGAAGCTCGATCGTGGTCGCGGCAACAGCCATGACCCCGAGCGCAGCTGCGCCGCACGCCCCTCTGACAGCGCTGCGGGCAGCAGCAACATTTGCCAATGGCGCGCCCCGAAAGAGAAAAATCTGCGTTCCGGGCGGTTCCGCCGCCGCAGTACCTTTCGTGAATTCGCTTGTCGAGGCGCGACGGCGGCGATCCCGCGGTCCGGAGACGTGTCTTGCCGGCGTATTCCTGGGGAAATTCTCATGAAGGCTTCTATTCTTGGACTGTTCACCGCCAGCCTGCTTGCCTGTGCCGGACCGGTCGGGGCGGCTCACGCCGCCGGGCTCGCCGGCGCTCCGGCGCCCTTCGACAAGGGCGGCGTGAAGGTGGCGCTGGTCACCTTCATCTCGGCCGGCGATTTCTTCCAGGCCTATCAGGCCGGCGCGACGAAGCAGGCGAAGGCGCTCGACATCGACCTGCAGATCTTCTCCGGCCGGCAGGACGCGGCCGCCCAGACCAGATCGAGCAGGCGATCAATCTCGGCGTGCAGGCGATCATCATCGACCATGGCCAGCCCGAAGCGCTGAAGGATGTGGCGCAGAAGGCGCTCGATGCCGGCATCAAGGTCGTCGCCTTCGACGTCAATCTCGACAATCCGACGATCCCGCAGGTCGAACAGTCCGATCACGAGCTTGCCAAGGCAGCGCTCGGCCAGGCGCTCAAGGACAACGGCGCATCGTTCCAGGCGGGTTATGTCTATGTCGCCGGCTTCGCGCCGCTCGACCGCCGCAACGAGATCTGGGACGAGACCAGGAAGGCCAACCCCGGCATCGTCGAGAAGGCGCGCTGGGGAACGGTCAATGACACGACCGCGGTGTCGACGGCCGACCAGACCAAGGCGGCGTTCCAGGCCAATCCCGATATCAGCGTCGTCTTTGCGCCCTATGACGAATTCGCGCGCGGCGTGAAGCTCGCCACCGACGAGCTCGGCATATCGAGCAAGGTGAAGATCTATTCGGCCGACGTGTCCACCGCCGACATCACCGAGATCACCGCGGAAGGAAGTCCGTGGGTCGCAACCGCCGCCACCAATCCGGCCGTCGTCGGCGCGGTTTCGGTGCGGGCCGCAGCCAAGCTGATCGCCGGCGAGGATCCGGGCCACAACATCGTCGTCAAGCCGGTGCTGCTGACCCAGGAAGAGCTGCGCAAGAACGGCATCAAGACAATCGAGGAGCTCGACGCCAAGCTTCCCGCCTTCGGCCAGAGCGACGCCGCCGCCGCCAGTTGGATCCCTTCCAACTGATCAATTGCTCCTCTCCCTCGCTTGCCGCGCGGGAGAGGAGAAATTGCCGAAAGGCTTGGGCTACCTTTACTCCCTTGCCTAACCGCCGCTGATTGCCGTCAGGATAAAGACCTCGGTGTTGGGCGCGAGCCTGGTTTTCAGGGTCGCCCTCTCGCCATCGACGAAGACGTTCATATGGCGGCGGATCGCAGGGCGGGAATCGCAGATTCGGTCGCGCATGCCGGGCCAGCGCGCGTCCAGCCCGTCGATCATTTCCTTCACGGTCGAGGCCGGCAGTTCGACCCGGCGCGGCGCGCCAGGAAACAGGTCGATGAGCACGCCCGGGAGCCGCGCGACGACAAGGGACGCACTGCGGGTGGTGTCGTTCGGCATTTGCGTTACTCGCTCACCACCATCGCCTCGACGGACAGGATCGTGGGCAGATGCTGAGCGATCTCCGACCAGTTTTCGCCTTCGTTGGCACTGGCGAAAAGCGAGCCGCCGCTGGTGCCGAAATAGACGCCGGCCGGCTCGAGGCTGTCGGTCGCCATAGCCTGCCGCAACACGCCCGCGTAGCAGTTCTCCTGCGGCAGGCCCTTGCGCTCGTCCAACCAGGTGGCGCCGGCATCCTGCGTCTTCCAGACCGCTGCCTTCGCGTCCGGCACGTAGCGGCCGGCACTGTCGCCGTTGAGCGGCAGAAGGAAGAGCGTGTCGGCGTCGCGCGGATGCGTGGCCGCAGGAAATCCGAAGGTCGAGGGAAGGCCCTTCTCGATGCTCTGCCAGTTCTTGCCGCCGTCGTCGGAGCGGTACATGCCGCAATGGTTCTGCTGGTAGAGCCGATCGGGCTTGCCGGGCGCCATCACCAGGCAGTGCACGCACTGGCCGAACTCCGGATAGTTCTGTCCGTCAGGCAGGAAGTCGGCGCGGGTGCCGCGGTTGCGCGGCTCCCACGTCTTGCCGCCGTCCCAGGTGTAGAACACGCCTGCGGACGAGATGCCCACCCAGATCTGCCCCTCGTCCCTGGGGTGCGTGACGATGGAATGGAGGATGAGGCCGGCGCCGCCCGGGTTCCAGTCCTTGCGGCTTGGGTGACGCTGCAGGCCCTCGATGTGGCTCCAGGTGGCGCCGTCGTCGTCGGAGCGAAACAGCCCGGCCGGCTGCACGCCGGCATAGAGGCTGCCGTTGCGCCTGGCGAGGCTCCACACCGCCTTGATCGGCTCCTCGCCAGCCTCGTAGGCCAAGCCCTCGCTGGAATGCGTCCAGGTCTCGCCAAGGTCGTCCGACTTCCAGACCGCCGGACCGAACCACTCGTTGCCGCCGGCGCCGTAGATCGCGCCGGTCGCGGGGTCGCCGACGACATGGTTCATCGGCCAGTGCTCGCAGAACGGACCGCGCAGCTTCCACGACCCGCGCCGGCCATCGCTCTCGGTGATGAAGGCGCCTTTTTTCGTGCCGATGAGGACCAGGACTTTTTCCGGCATTTTCTCCTCCCGTTTGCATACCTACCATCAAGGACGGCGGAGCGTGGGCCTAGCCGACAGGGTTGGAGATTTTTTTGCAGTCTAACCCCGTCGACGCCAAGGTGAGAAGATATGCCGCCGCAATTACGGACGGAAAACCGCAACACACTCTGGAATTGCTCTCAACGCTTCTTTCCCAGGCCGAAGGTCGCCGCCAGCGCGCCGACCAGCACGACGCCCTTGACGAAATCCTGTGTGTAATAGGGGGCATTCAGCATGGTGAGGCCGTTGAGCAGCACGCCGACGAAGATCGCGCCGACGACCGTGCCGATCACATGCGGGCGGCGCTTGTCGAGCACGGCATAGCCGATCAGCGAGGCCGCGACCGCGTCGAGCAGGAGCGAATTGCCGGCCGAGACGTCGCCGCGGCCGACGCGCGAGGCGACGATCAGCCCGCCGAGCGACGCCAGCGTGCCCGAAATGACATAGGCGGAGAGACGATAGGCCTTGGTCGGCGCGCCGGAGAGATGCGCGGCCGTCTCGTTGCCGCCGATGGCGTAGAAGACGCGACCCCAGCGCGTGCGTTCCATCAGGAACCAGGCGAGGAACGCGACGAGCGCCATCACCACGACGGACAGCGGAACCAGGTCGAAGAGCCGCGAGCGCCCGAGGATCAGGAAAGCCGGATCGTAGGCGCCGGGAACCGTCGAGCCATCGGGAAGCACCATGCCGGCGGTGATCGAGCGGCCGCCGGTCGGGATCAGCTGCAGGCCGGCGAGCAGGAACATGGTCGCGAGCGTGGCGAGAAGGTCCGGCACGCCGACGCGGACGATCAGCAGCCCGTTGGCGAGGCCGATCAAAGCGCCCATCAGCAGCACCAGCGCCATCGTTTCGGCGGCATCCATCTGCCATACGACCATGGCGTAGCTCGCCGCCATCACCGCGGAGGCGGCGATGCTGCCGACCGAGAGATCGAAGCCGTCCGCCGCCATGGTGATCGACACGCCGACGCCGAGGATCGCGACCACCGAAACCGCCTGCAGGATCGAGAACAGGTTGGCCGAGCGGATGAAGGCGGGCTGCACATGCCAGAAGCCGACCACCATCAGGGCGAGCAGCGCGAAGAGCGCGTACCGGCGTATCTCGCGCAGAAGCGAGGGGCGTGGAGCGGCATGCGTTGTCGTCAGGTTGGTCATCTCGGGTCCCCGGCGGTCTCCTCGCCCTCGACCTTGTCGATCTGGTCGGTGAGCGGGCCATGGCCGTCTTCGGCCGCATGAAGGGAATGGTTGCGCATGACGAGGATGCGGTCGGCAACCTCCAGCGCTTCCTCGGTGTCGCTGGTCGCGATCAGGGTCGCCGAACCGCGCTGGTTGCTGCGGATGGCGGCGATCAGGTCGGCGCGAGCGCCGACATCGACGCCCTGGAACGGCTCGTCGAGCAGGAGCAGCCGGCAAGGCGCCGCCTGCCAGCGGGCGAGCACGACCTTCTGCTGGTTGCCGCCGGAAAGTTCGTCGAGCGTGTCGTCCCCACCGCGCGCCTTGATGCCGAGCCGCGCGATCGCCTCGGCGGCAACTTTGCGCTCGCGCTGGGTCCGGAGCAGGCCGCCGGGGAACCAGCGGCTGAGATGCGGCAGGGCGATCGTGCCGGCGATGGAGGCGCCGGGGACTTCCGGCGGCAGCAGCGAGGATTGCCAGCGATCCTCGGCGACCATGAAGACGCCGTTCTCGATCGACTGTCCTGGCCCGTTCGAAAGCCAGGGTTTTCCATCGAGCTCGAACTTGCCTTCGGCAAGGGTTTCGAGGCCGAACAGCGCGCGCAGCAGCCGGCTCTTGCCGGAACCAAGCGTGCCGGTGATAGCAACGACTTCGCCCGACCGAAGATCGAGGTCGAAGGGCGCGGCGCCAGCGACCAGCCTGGCGCCCTTGACCGACAGGGCCACCGGCGCGGTCGACGCCTTGCCGCGATGGGTGGCGGCTTCCAGCGGCCGGCCGATCATGGCGGCCACCGCCGCCGGGAAGTCGATCGGCCTGGCAAAGGCGCCGACCATGCGGCCGCCGCGCATGACAACGGCGCGGTCGGCGATCGCGGCGAGATCGCCGAGTCGGTGCGAAATGTAGAGCACCGCCATGCCGCTTGCGCGCAGCCGCCGGATGACGGCGAACAGCCGCTCAGCCTCCGTGGCCGAAAGGCTCGATGTCGGCTCGTCGAGGATCAGCACGGAGGCGCTCGCCGCGACGGCGCGGGCGATGGCGATCAACTGCCGTTCCGCCGGGCGCAGGTCGATGAAGTCGCGATCGAGCGGCAGGTCGAGATCGATCAGCGCCGCGATCTCCTGCGCGCGCCTGCGGATCGACCTGTTCGAGACGAGAAAACGCCCGCCAGGGCTGCAAAGCTCGTCGAGCACAAGGTTCTCGGCGACCGCCAAGCCGGCCGCCCCCGCTTGGTCGGTTGCCTGGTGCACCGTCGCGATGCCGGCGGCCTTGGCGGCGCTGGGCGAGGCGAAGGTAACCGCCTTGCCGCCAAGGCCGATCGTGCCGGCATCGGGCGTGTAGGAACCAGAAAGGATCTTCACCAGGGTCGACTTGCCGGCGCCGTTGGCGCCCATCAGCGCCACGACCTCGCCCGGCGCGATGGTAAGATCCGCGCCGGCGAGGGCATGCGTCGGCCCGAAGGACTTTTCGATGCCGGCAACGGAGACGGCAATGGCGGGGGCGGTTTGTGGCAAGGTGCGTGGGCTTCGGCTGGTAACGGTGCGCTCGGGGCGGCGGGTGATGGTCGCGTTTGTCACCCGCTATATTCCATGATCGCCAGGCCCGCATTGTAGTCGGACGAATAGACAATGCCATTGGCATCGACGAACGCGTCGGTCGACTGGATCACCCGCGGCCGGTTCGGGCACTTGTCGACCCATGTGGAGACCCCTTTGAAATCGGCGGCATTCTAGGCAGGGCCCCCCAACGCTTCCGAGAACGCGCGTTGCGAGTTTCGCAAACCCTGGAGCATTTCCGCGTTGTTTCCTTCGGGTTCTTAGCAAATGAAGGCGAGGCCGCACCGCACGCTTTGGGAAACAGAATTGTTTCAACTCGGGCGCCCTTGCTCTAAAGCTCGCCGATCGAATCCCAGGATGCTTTGTCAATGAGCGAGCCGGTCAGCCCTTCGGAAATCGAACAGCAGGACGATGCGCCGGAACCGCGCCGCGAACCGGTGTTCAACCTGCCGCCGGTGGTGCTGGCGGTGATCGGCATCTGCATTGCCGTTCATCTGGTGCGCGTCTACCTGCTTACCGACGATCAGGATTTCGCCTTGCTGGTACGGGCGGCATTCATCCCGATCCGCTATTCCGGCCGCTATGACCTCGAGGTCTATGCCTTCACCAGCCCCTTCACCTATGCGTTCCTGCATGGCGGCTGGGCGCATCTCCTGATCAACATGGTGTGGCTGGCGGCGTTCGGCTCGCCGCTGGCGAACCGTTTCGGCGCGCTTCGCTTCGCGCTGTTCTTCGCGGTGACGGGGCTTGCGGCGGTGGCGCTGTTCTATGTCCTGCACCCTCTCGGCGAGGCGCCGCTGGTCGGCGCATCGGGCGCGATTTCCGGCATGATGGGGGCGGCGGCGCGCTTCGCCTTCCGCATCGACCGCTCGTCGGGCAGAGGCGCCTTTGCCGGCGCGCCGTTGCCGATGACGGAGGTGTTTCGCTCGCGCGGCGTCGTCA
This window encodes:
- a CDS encoding transglutaminase-like cysteine peptidase codes for the protein MKKTRGKLLLMAMAMQLSAWATAYAGPAFMHTGGRTTQPVGHYEFCQKLPQECNERTAKQAPIELTRKLWATIVSVNNSVNTRITPRTDMEMWGKEEVWSYPDNGLGDCEDYALEKRRELMNIGVPAGDLLMTVARQPNGDGHAVLTVRTSLGEFILDNLQPKVLAWTDTDYTYLKRQSTENSGVWVTINDGREDAVASVR
- a CDS encoding PilZ domain-containing protein; this encodes MRSTAVDYAPSRAERRNFQRVRVKIYGRFMLEDRTEHPCQVIDMSPGNVALRTERVGMPGEKVIAYIDHIGRVEGVVTRTSQDGFAMTVIASDRKKDKLAAQLTWLANKHELDLPEDRRHERVAPRNPMSVLQLTDGRQYQCRIIDLSLSGAAVEIDVKPAIGVQIMLGTMRGQVVRHFEDGVAVEFAVIQRPETLDSEFNTPRA
- a CDS encoding PAS domain-containing protein; the encoded protein is MNQNGSITLFQYWNQLRDGRPAPKRSEVEPADIKSLLADTFILERDTRGEAVFRLAGTRLCATYGRELKGFSFPSLWREKDQRLVSRLAHGVFEQKSVVLITYEGFSRNGRSNKFELLALPLDGGIENPRCLGVISAAERPFWLGADPIIDALIDSIRVVDPDKEPMFLKNRPAINVPSLVPSEFDPPETFSALGRSRRIRHLVVFEGGRGE
- a CDS encoding MoaD/ThiS family protein — translated: MPNDTTRSASLVVARLPGVLIDLFPGAPRRVELPASTVKEMIDGLDARWPGMRDRICDSRPAIRRHMNVFVDGERATLKTRLAPNTEVFILTAISGG
- a CDS encoding WD40/YVTN/BNR-like repeat-containing protein is translated as MPEKVLVLIGTKKGAFITESDGRRGSWKLRGPFCEHWPMNHVVGDPATGAIYGAGGNEWFGPAVWKSDDLGETWTHSSEGLAYEAGEEPIKAVWSLARRNGSLYAGVQPAGLFRSDDDGATWSHIEGLQRHPSRKDWNPGGAGLILHSIVTHPRDEGQIWVGISSAGVFYTWDGGKTWEPRNRGTRADFLPDGQNYPEFGQCVHCLVMAPGKPDRLYQQNHCGMYRSDDGGKNWQSIEKGLPSTFGFPAATHPRDADTLFLLPLNGDSAGRYVPDAKAAVWKTQDAGATWLDERKGLPQENCYAGVLRQAMATDSLEPAGVYFGTSGGSLFASANEGENWSEIAQHLPTILSVEAMVVSE
- a CDS encoding ABC transporter permease; translated protein: MTNLTTTHAAPRPSLLREIRRYALFALLALMVVGFWHVQPAFIRSANLFSILQAVSVVAILGVGVSITMAADGFDLSVGSIAASAVMAASYAMVVWQMDAAETMALVLLMGALIGLANGLLIVRVGVPDLLATLATMFLLAGLQLIPTGGRSITAGMVLPDGSTVPGAYDPAFLILGRSRLFDLVPLSVVVMALVAFLAWFLMERTRWGRVFYAIGGNETAAHLSGAPTKAYRLSAYVISGTLASLGGLIVASRVGRGDVSAGNSLLLDAVAASLIGYAVLDKRRPHVIGTVVGAIFVGVLLNGLTMLNAPYYTQDFVKGVVLVGALAATFGLGKKR
- a CDS encoding sugar ABC transporter ATP-binding protein → MAVSVAGIEKSFGPTHALAGADLTIAPGEVVALMGANGAGKSTLVKILSGSYTPDAGTIGLGGKAVTFASPSAAKAAGIATVHQATDQAGAAGLAVAENLVLDELCSPGGRFLVSNRSIRRRAQEIAALIDLDLPLDRDFIDLRPAERQLIAIARAVAASASVLILDEPTSSLSATEAERLFAVIRRLRASGMAVLYISHRLGDLAAIADRAVVMRGGRMVGAFARPIDFPAAVAAMIGRPLEAATHRGKASTAPVALSVKGARLVAGAAPFDLDLRSGEVVAITGTLGSGKSRLLRALFGLETLAEGKFELDGKPWLSNGPGQSIENGVFMVAEDRWQSSLLPPEVPGASIAGTIALPHLSRWFPGGLLRTQRERKVAAEAIARLGIKARGGDDTLDELSGGNQQKVVLARWQAAPCRLLLLDEPFQGVDVGARADLIAAIRSNQRGSATLIATSDTEEALEVADRILVMRNHSLHAAEDGHGPLTDQIDKVEGEETAGDPR
- a CDS encoding rhomboid family intramembrane serine protease; the encoded protein is MSEPVSPSEIEQQDDAPEPRREPVFNLPPVVLAVIGICIAVHLVRVYLLTDDQDFALLVRAAFIPIRYSGRYDLEVYAFTSPFTYAFLHGGWAHLLINMVWLAAFGSPLANRFGALRFALFFAVTGLAAVALFYVLHPLGEAPLVGASGAISGMMGAAARFAFRIDRSSGRGAFAGAPLPMTEVFRSRGVVTFLGVWMVINLVTGLIGFAPGVDGQIAWEAHIGGFVAGFFGVRAFDRLQPLE